The DNA region GGTGCGCATTGTGCGAAGCGCCTGCCGAGCGGAGCGAGGTGGACGCATGAGCAACGCGCTGCTGGTCGCCGGGACGACCTCGGACGCGGGCAAGAGCGTGGTGACGGCCGGGATCTGCCGTTGGCTGGCTCGCCAGGGCGTGCGGGTCGCGCCGTTCAAGGCGCAGAACATGTCGTTGAACTCCTTCGTCACCGCCGACGGTGCCGAGATCGGCCGCGCCCAGGCGATGCAGGCGCAGGCCGCCCGGGTGGAGCCGGAGGCGGCGATGAACCCGGTGTTGCTGAAGCCCGGCGCGGACGGCCGCAGCCAGGTGGTGCTGCTCGGCCGGCCGGTCGCCGAGGTGGGCGCGCTGGACTACCGCGAGCGCAAGCCCGTCCTGCTGGAGCGCGCCCTGGAGTGCCTGGCGGACCTGCGCCGGCGCTACGACGTGGTGGTGTGCGAGGGCGCCGGGTCGCCCGCCGAGATCAACCTGCGCGACCGGGACATCGCCAACATGGGCCTGGCCACGGCCGCCGCCCTGCCGGTGGTGGTGGTCGGGGACATCGACCGCGGCGGGGTCTTCGCGGCGATGTACGGAACGCTGGCGCTGCTGTCCGCGGAGGACCAGCGGCACGTCGCGGGCTGGTTCGTCAACAAGTTCCGCGGTGACGCCCGGCTGCTGGCGCCCGGGCTGGAGATGCTGCACGAGCTGACCGGCCGTCCGGTGCTGGGCACCCTGCCGATGCTGCCCGGCCTGTGGCTGGACGCCGAGGACTCGCTGGACCTGTCCACGGTGGTGGACCGGGTGGACGGGCCAGGGCCGCTCGGGGCGGACGTGCTGCGGGTGGCCGTGGTGCGCTTCCCCCGGCTGTCCAACTTCACCGACCTGGACGCGCTGGCGCAGGAGCCGGGCGTGCTGGTGCGCTGGGCCACCCGGCCGGAGGAGCTGGCCGACGCCGACCTGGTGGTGCTGCCCGGCACCCGGGCGACGGTGGCGGACCTCGCCTGGCTGCGCGAGCGCGGCCTGGAGCCGGCGCTGAAGGCGCGGGCGGCGGCCGGGCTGCCGATCCTCGGGGTCTGCGGCGGCTACCAGATGCTGGCGCGCTCGATCGAGGACGAGGTGGAGTCGAAGGCGGGGCTCGTCGGCGGGCTGGGCCTGCTGCCGACGGACGTCCGCTTCGGTGCCGAGAAGGTGCTGGCGCGGCCGGTGGGCGAGGCGTACGGGCAGCGGGTCGAGGGCTACGAGATCCACCACGGGGTGGTGTCGGTCGAGGGAGGGGAACCGTTCATCTCTGATGACGATGGGCAGGGGCTGGACGGCTGCCGGGTCGGCTCGGTCTGGGGCACGACCTGGCACGGCGCACTGGAGAACGACGGCTTCCGCCGCGAACTCCTGTGCGAGGTAGCCGAGTTGGCGGGCCGGGCGTTCGTGCCGGCGCCGGACACCTCCTTCGCCGCGGCGCGCGAGGCCCGGCTGGACCGGCTGGGCGACCTGATCGAGGAGCACGCGGACACCGACGCGCTGTGGAAGCTGATCGAGGGCGGGGTGCCGGCGGCCGGAACGCTGCCGTTCCTCCCGCCCGGGGCACCTGGGAGTGACGCATGAGTGACGTCCGCTATCCGTTCACCGCGATCGTCGGCATGGCCGACCTGCGGCTCGGGCTGCTGCTGAACGCGGTCTCCCCGGCCGTGGGCGGTGTGCTGGTGCGCGGCGAGAAGGGCACCGCGAAGTCGACCATGGTGCGCGCGCTTGCCGGGCTGCTGCCCTCCATCGCCGCCGTGGACGGCTGCCGCTTCGCCTGCGACCCGGCCGCGCCGGACCCGCAGTGCCCGGACGGGCCGCACGCCGCCGTCGCGAGTCACGAACGGCCGTCCCAGCTGGTCGAGTTGCCGGTCGGCGTGGCCGAGGACCGGATCGTCGGCTCGCTCGACCTGGAGCGCGCGCTGGCCGAGGGCGTCAAGGCGTACGAGCCCGGACTGCTGGCCAAGGCGCACCGCGGCGTGCTGTACATCGACGAGGTGAACCTGCTCCAGGACCACGTGGTGGACCTGCTGCTGGACGCCGCCGCGATGGGGCGCTCGTACGTCGAGCGCGAGGGCGTGTCGGTGCGGCACGCGGCGCGGTTCCTGCTGGTCGGCACGATGAACCCGGAGGAGGGCGAGCTGCGGCCGCAGCTGCTCGACCGCTTCGGCCTGACCGTCGAGATCGCCGCCACCCGGGACCCGGCCGAGCGGGCCGAGGTGGTCCGGCGCCGGCTAGCCTACGACGCCGACCCGGCCGGCTTCGCGGCGCGGTTCGCGGCACAGGAGCGGGAGCTCGCCGAACACATCACCGCCGCCCGGGAGTTGCTGCCCAAGGTCGAGCTGACGGATGTGGCACTGCGTCAGATCACGGCCGTGTGCGCGGCCTTCGAGGTGGACGGGCTGCGCGCGGACATCGTGATGGCCCGGACCGCGGTCGCGCTGGCCGCCTGGGCGGGACGGGTGGAGGTGTTGGAGGAGGACGTCCGCAAGGCCGCCCAGCTGGCCCTGCCGCACCGGCGCCGGCGCAACCCGTTCGACGCTCCGGGGCTGGACGAGGAGCAGCTGGACCGGACGCTGGAGGAGCACTCCCAGCCGGAGGACCCGGAGCCCGAGGGCGACGGGCCGGGTCCGGACGGGAGCGACCCCGACGGCGGCGGTCCGGAGGGCGGCGGCCCCGACGGCGGTGGCGCTCCGGAGCCGTCCGACGGCGGCATCCCGGAGGCATCCGCCCCCGAGAGCGGCGCCTCGGACGCCGAGGCACCCACGCCGCAGCCCGTCCCGGCCCAACACCCCTCCCCCGCCCGGGAGTCGGCGCCGGTCGCGGCCGGGGACCCGTACCGCACCCGACTGTTCACCGTGCAGGGCACCGGCCACGGCGCCCAGGGCCGCCGCTCCCCCGCCGAGACCACCGGCGGGCACACCATCCGGGCCCGGCGGCCGCAGGGCACCCTGAGCCGGCTGCACCTGACCGCGACCCTGCAGGCCGCCGCGCCGCACCAGGTGGCGCGCGGGCGGGCCGGCCGGGCGCTGGTGCTGCACAAGGACGACTTCCGCGAACAGGTGCGCCAGGGACGGGAGTCCAACCTGGTGCTGTTCGTGGTGGACGCCTCCGGATCGATGGCCGCCCGGCAGCGGATGACCGCGGTCAAGGGCGCGGTGCTGTCGCTGCTGATGGACGCCTACCAGCGCCGGGACAAGATCGGCATGATCACCTTCCGGGGTGCGGACGCCGAACTGGCGCTGCCGCCCACCTCCTCGGTGGAGGTCGGTGCGGCCCGCCTCGAGTCGCTGCCCACCGGCGGGCGGACCCCGCTGGCCGCCGGCCTGCTGCGCGCCCACGAGGTGCTGCGGGTGGAGCGGCTGCGCGACCCGAACCGGCGCCCGCTGCTGGTCGTGGTCACCGACGGCCGGGCCACCGGCGGGCGGGACGCGCTCGCCCGCTCGCACCGCGCGGCCGCGCTGTTCGCCGCCCAGGGCACCGCGAGCGTGGTGCTGGACTGCGAGTCCGGACCGGTCCGGCTGGGCCTGGCCCGTACCCTGGCCGGGCTGCTCGGCGGCAGCGCCGTCAGCCTGGACGAGCTGCGCGCCGAGGGCGTGGCCTCGCTCGTCCGCGAGAACCGTGCGACCACTCGTGCGACCACCACTTCGATGCGAAAGGCGGCCTGACCGACATGCCCAAGGGCGTCCCCGAGAGCGTTCCCGACGACGGACTGACGACCCGCCAGCGGCGCACCCAGCCGATCACCGCCGTGCACACCGGCCCCGGGAAGGGCAAGTCCACGGCCGCCTTCGGCATGGCGCTGCGGGCCTGGAACCAGGGCTGGTCGGTCGGGGTGTTCCAGTTCGTGAAGTCCGCCAAGTGGAAGGTCGGCGAGGAGAACGCGCTGCGCGTGCTCGGCGCCTCCGGCGAGGGCGGCACCGTCGACTGGCACAAGATGGGCTCCGGCTGGTCCTGGATCCAGCGCTCCGCCGAGCAGGAGATGTCCAGCGAGGAGGCGGCCAAGGAGGGCTGGGAGCAGGTCAAGCGGGACCTCGCGGCCGAGACCTACCGCTTCTACGTGCTGGACGAGTTCACCTACCCGATGCACTGGGGGTGGATCGACCCGGACGAGGTGGTGTCCGTGCTCAAGGACCGCCCGGGCAGCCAGCACGTCGTCATC from Kitasatospora cathayae includes:
- a CDS encoding cobyric acid synthase, whose product is MSNALLVAGTTSDAGKSVVTAGICRWLARQGVRVAPFKAQNMSLNSFVTADGAEIGRAQAMQAQAARVEPEAAMNPVLLKPGADGRSQVVLLGRPVAEVGALDYRERKPVLLERALECLADLRRRYDVVVCEGAGSPAEINLRDRDIANMGLATAAALPVVVVGDIDRGGVFAAMYGTLALLSAEDQRHVAGWFVNKFRGDARLLAPGLEMLHELTGRPVLGTLPMLPGLWLDAEDSLDLSTVVDRVDGPGPLGADVLRVAVVRFPRLSNFTDLDALAQEPGVLVRWATRPEELADADLVVLPGTRATVADLAWLRERGLEPALKARAAAGLPILGVCGGYQMLARSIEDEVESKAGLVGGLGLLPTDVRFGAEKVLARPVGEAYGQRVEGYEIHHGVVSVEGGEPFISDDDGQGLDGCRVGSVWGTTWHGALENDGFRRELLCEVAELAGRAFVPAPDTSFAAAREARLDRLGDLIEEHADTDALWKLIEGGVPAAGTLPFLPPGAPGSDA
- the cobO gene encoding cob(I)yrinic acid a,c-diamide adenosyltransferase; amino-acid sequence: MPKGVPESVPDDGLTTRQRRTQPITAVHTGPGKGKSTAAFGMALRAWNQGWSVGVFQFVKSAKWKVGEENALRVLGASGEGGTVDWHKMGSGWSWIQRSAEQEMSSEEAAKEGWEQVKRDLAAETYRFYVLDEFTYPMHWGWIDPDEVVSVLKDRPGSQHVVITGRYAPEALTGFADLVTEMTKVKHPMDAGRKGQRGIEW
- a CDS encoding putative cobaltochelatase translates to MSDVRYPFTAIVGMADLRLGLLLNAVSPAVGGVLVRGEKGTAKSTMVRALAGLLPSIAAVDGCRFACDPAAPDPQCPDGPHAAVASHERPSQLVELPVGVAEDRIVGSLDLERALAEGVKAYEPGLLAKAHRGVLYIDEVNLLQDHVVDLLLDAAAMGRSYVEREGVSVRHAARFLLVGTMNPEEGELRPQLLDRFGLTVEIAATRDPAERAEVVRRRLAYDADPAGFAARFAAQERELAEHITAARELLPKVELTDVALRQITAVCAAFEVDGLRADIVMARTAVALAAWAGRVEVLEEDVRKAAQLALPHRRRRNPFDAPGLDEEQLDRTLEEHSQPEDPEPEGDGPGPDGSDPDGGGPEGGGPDGGGAPEPSDGGIPEASAPESGASDAEAPTPQPVPAQHPSPARESAPVAAGDPYRTRLFTVQGTGHGAQGRRSPAETTGGHTIRARRPQGTLSRLHLTATLQAAAPHQVARGRAGRALVLHKDDFREQVRQGRESNLVLFVVDASGSMAARQRMTAVKGAVLSLLMDAYQRRDKIGMITFRGADAELALPPTSSVEVGAARLESLPTGGRTPLAAGLLRAHEVLRVERLRDPNRRPLLVVVTDGRATGGRDALARSHRAAALFAAQGTASVVLDCESGPVRLGLARTLAGLLGGSAVSLDELRAEGVASLVRENRATTRATTTSMRKAA